In Leishmania major strain Friedlin complete genome, chromosome 12, one genomic interval encodes:
- a CDS encoding putative surface antigen protein, translating into MAQCVRRLVLAATLAAAVALLLCTSSAPVARAAGTGDFTAAQRTHTLAVLQAFGRAIPELEKKWTGNDFCSWEFIKCNVTGVSVSGIGPTYAGTLPEMPVGVDYRHVMIKQLDFSEMGLGLVGTLPDSWSKLEGLTSLTLLGNNVSGTLPASWKSMGFLTALWIEDCGSISGSLPPEWSSMPSLTTLLLRHLQLSGTLPGEWAAMPSLNTLEMTAAGGITGTLPPEWSSMKSLTSLFVNESLISGTLPQQWSSMNRLIILGLMRTQVSGTLPAAWSSMTSLTTLNLQRTNLHGTLPPQWSSMTSLSFLYLRRTRVSGTLPPQWSSMTSLTLLVMQATQVSGTLPPQWGSMKSLTLLSLRRTQVSGTLPPQWGSMKSLTLLALHYTKVSGTLPPQWSSMKSLTTLALQHTQVSGTLPPGWSGMTSAEVLQLENCNLSGSLPSSWSAIPMLASVSLRGNKFCGCVPDSWAKKAGLVVDIEDKHKGSDCLAGTDCRAKTTPQTATTATNYHH; encoded by the coding sequence atggcgcagtgcgtgcgtcggctggtgctggcggcgacgctcgccgctgcggtggcgctgctgctgtgcacgagcagtgcgccggtggcgcgtgctgctgggaCGGGCGACTtcactgcggcgcagcggacgcacacgctggcggtgctgcaggcgtttgGGCGTGCGATCCCTGAGCTTGAGAAGAAGTGGACGGGCAACGACTTCTGCTCGTGGGAGTTCATCAAGTGCAATGTAACGGGTGTGTCCGTGTCGGGAATTGGTCCGACCTATGCgggcacgctgccggagatgcCTGTGGGCGTCGACTACCGGCACGTCATGATCAAGCAGCTCGACTTTTCCGAAATGGGCCTGGGGCTGGTCGGGACGCTGCCGGACAGCTGGAGCAAGCTGGAGGGACTGACTTCCCTTACGTTGTTGGGCAACAACGTGAGCGGTACGCTGCCGGCCTCGTGGAAGTCAATGGGGTTCTTGACTGCATTGTGGATTGAAGATTGCGGCAGTATCtccggcagtctgccgccCGAGTGGAGCTCGATGCCTAGTCTAACCACGCTGCTACTCAGACACCTTCAGCTGAGCGGTACGCTACCGGGCGAGTGGGCTGCGATGCCCTCATTAAATACGCTGGAGATGACTGCTGCAGGCGGCATCACCGGCACACTGCCGCCCGAGTGGAGCTCGATGAAATCACTGACGAGTCTTTTCGTTAACGAATCGTTGATCAGCGGTACGCTGCCCCAGCAGTGGAGCTCGATGAATAGGCTGATCATTCTCGGTTTGATGCGCACTCAGGTCTCCGGGACACTTCCTGCGGCGTGGAGCTCGATGACATCCCTGACGACTCTGAATCTGCAGCGCACTAACCTTcacggcacgctgccgccccagtggagctcAATGACATCGCTGAGCTTCCTTTATCTTCGTCGCACCCGGGTCTCTGGCACACTTccgccccagtggagctcTATGACATCGCTGACCCTTCTTGTTATGCAGGctactcaggtctccggcacgctgccgccccagtgggGCTCCATGAAATCGCTGACCCTTCTTTCTCTGCGGCGTACTCAGGTttccggcacgctgccgccccagtgggGCTCCATGAAATCGCTCACCCTTCTTGCTCTCCACTACACGAAGGTTTCGggaacgctgccgccccagtggagctcAATGAAATCGCTGACTACTCTTGCTCTGCAGCACACTCAGGTttccggcacgctgccgcccggATGGAGTGGGATGACGAGTGCCGAGGTCCTGCAGCTGGAAAACTGCAACCTGTCCGGCAGTCTGCCCTCCTCGTGGTCTGCGATACCGATGCTGGCTTCCGTCTCCCTTAGGGGCAACAAGttctgcgggtgtgtgcccgACTCGTGGGCCAAGAAGGCTGGTCTCGTTGTGGACATCGAGGACAAgcacaagggcagcgactgctTGGCTGGTACAGATTGCCGGGCAAAAACTACTCCGCAAACCGCCACGACGGCCACAAACTACCATCACTAA
- a CDS encoding putative surface antigen protein: protein MAQCVRRLVLAATLAAAVALLLCTSSAPVARADGTGNFTEEQRTHTLAVLQAFGRAIPELEKKWTGNDFCSWDHVACVSVNVFVGLNVSTYAGTLPEIPVNVDYRHVMIRDLGFWNMPLLSGTLPDSWSQLGGLLSVTLSGCGVSGTLPASWGLMVRLRELTVRDCRHLTGSLPSLWSWLPNLQKLVLRQLQLSGTLPAEWSRVTSLLELEIVAAGDITGTLPPEWSSIKSLRTLNLEGTQVSGTLPPGWSEMKSLTNLELEGTQVSGSLPPQWVSMASLRTLNLEGTQVSGTLPPGWSEMKSLTNLELEGTQVSGTLPPGWSSIKSLRTLNLEGTQVSGTLPPGWSEMKSLTNLELEGTQVSGTLPPGWSEMKSLRTLNLEGTQVSGALPPGWGEMKSLTNLYLEGTQLSGSLPTEWRGMKSLTNLYLEGTQVSGSLPPQWSSLTSLRTLDLEGTQVSGRLPPEWSRMLSAENLQLEHCDLSGSLPPEWSAMPRLRLVGLRGNHFCGCVPDSWGKNAGLLVRIEDEHKGRDCRLGNDCRTTEPTTTATPTNTPTPAPAP from the coding sequence atggcgcagtgcgtgcgtcggctggtgctggcggcgacgctcgccgctgcggtggcgctgctgctgtgcacgagcagtgcgccggtggcgcgtgctGATGGGACGGGCAACTTCACTGAGGAGCAGCGGACgcacacgctggcggtgctgcaggcgtttgGGCGTGCGATCCCTGAGCTTGAGAAGAAGTGGACGGGCAACGACTTCTGCTCGTGGGACCACGTAGCGTGCGTGTCAGTCAACGTCTTCGTAGGTCTCAATGTTTCGACGTatgccggcacgctgccggagaTACCTGTGAACGTCGACTACAGGCACGTCATGATCCGGGACCTGGGGTTCTGGAATATGCCACTGCTGAGCGGGACGCTGCCGGACAGCTGGAGCCAACTGGGAGGACTGCTCTCCGTTACGTTGTCGGGCTGCGGCGTGAGCGGTACACTGCCCGCCTCATGGGGCTTGATGGTTCGTTTACGTGAATTGACTGTGAGAGATTGCAGGCACCTCACCGGCAGCCTGCCTTCTTTGTGGAGCTGGCTGCCTAATTTACAGAAGCTGGTGCTGAGGCAACTGCAGCTGAGCGGTACGCTGCCGGCTGAGTGGAGCCGGGTGACGTCATTGCTTGAGCTGGAGATCGTTGCTGCAGGCGACAtcaccggcacgctgccgcccgagtgGAGCTCGATAAAATCGCTGAGAACTCTTAatctggagggtactcaggtctccggcacacTGCCCCCGGGATGGAGTGAGATGAAATCGCTGACCAATCTCGAgctggagggtactcaggtctccggcagtctgccgccccagtgggTCTCGATGGCATCGCTGAGAACTCTTAatctggagggtactcaggtctccggcacacTGCCCCCGGGATGGAGTGAGATGAAATCGCTGACCAATCTCGAgctggagggtactcaggtctccggcacgctgcccccAGGATGGAGCTCGATAAAATCGCTGAGAACTCTTAatctggagggtactcaggtctccggcacacTGCCCCCGGGATGGAGTGAGATGAAATCGCTGACCAATCTCGAgctggagggtactcaggtctccggcacgctgcctcCAGGATGGAGTGAGATGAAATCGCTGAGAACTCTTAatctggagggtactcaggtctccggcgCGCTGCCCCCAGGATGGGGTGAGATGAAATCGCTGACCAATCTCTatctggagggtactcagCTCTCCGGCAGTCTGCCCACGGAATGGAGAGGGATGAAATCGCTGACCAATCTCTatctggagggtactcaggtctccggcagtctgccgccccagtggagctcACTGACATCGCTGAGAACCCTTGatctggagggtactcaggtctccggcaggCTGCCGCCCGAGTGGAGCAGGATGTTGAGTGCCGAGaacctgcagctggagcacTGCGACCTGtccggcagtctgccgccCGAGTGGTCTGCGATGCCAAGGCTGCGTCTTGTCGGACTGAGGGGCAACCACttctgcgggtgtgtgccggACTCGTGGGGCAAGAATGCTGGTCTCCTTGTAAGAATCGAGGACGAGCACAAGGGCAGGGACTGCAGGCTCGGTAACGACTGCCGCACGACTgaacccaccaccactgctaCCCCAACAAACACGCCTACTCCTGCGCCCGCTCCCTAG